One part of the Bacteroidia bacterium genome encodes these proteins:
- a CDS encoding AraC family transcriptional regulator — MDKYLLLYEGQYLGQTIKSYKTDLISVKSTLHERSESKFHAHSNSYLSILLSGLYSEVTSDSQRIISPCKILYRPAHYKHKNQFIADQTKCFNIEFSPAWFEKHGVNEKKIKHQLKEIQNFPFILHLLIDFLQHREMEFFEELLLQLISSKEKLASPLRMPWLGKLVRILDNEIEQHHSLTSLSERVCVHPNYMSRVFKEHFGLTIGQYQMDQKIKGATKKLFTERNSIAQIALNSGFF; from the coding sequence ATGGACAAATATCTCTTACTATATGAAGGGCAATACTTAGGACAAACGATCAAATCCTACAAAACGGATTTGATTTCAGTTAAGAGTACCCTACATGAAAGATCCGAATCCAAATTTCACGCCCATAGCAATTCCTATTTAAGCATTCTACTCAGCGGCCTCTATTCTGAAGTAACCTCAGACTCGCAAAGAATCATTTCCCCCTGCAAGATTTTGTATAGGCCGGCACACTACAAACATAAAAATCAGTTCATCGCTGACCAGACCAAATGTTTTAATATCGAGTTTAGTCCAGCATGGTTTGAAAAGCATGGGGTAAACGAAAAAAAGATAAAGCACCAGCTTAAGGAGATTCAAAATTTCCCCTTCATTTTACATCTACTGATAGACTTTCTCCAACACAGGGAAATGGAATTTTTCGAAGAGCTTCTGCTGCAATTGATAAGCTCTAAAGAGAAGTTAGCTAGCCCTTTAAGAATGCCCTGGTTGGGGAAATTAGTTCGGATTTTGGACAATGAAATTGAGCAACACCATTCTTTAACAAGCTTGTCTGAACGAGTCTGTGTCCATCCCAACTATATGTCCCGAGTATTCAAGGAGCATTTTGGCCTTACCATAGGGCAATACCAAATGGATCAAAAAATTAAAGGTGCGACAAAAAAACTATTTACTGAAAGGAACTCCATTGCCCAAATCGCCTTAAACTCTGGCTTTTTTTGA
- a CDS encoding glycosyl hydrolase family 18 protein, with amino-acid sequence MNMRSQLIEGKMRKLLLSVNLLFALFLLASCTSDPQSENSADDFQTITKDSLQADKELSPLRIIGFYHGDGADMGKYEIGKLSHIVFCFTTLKGHKIGFKTEQDKTKLEKLIALKQEYPHLKVLVSFGGWGGCYSCSNVFAREVYRERFAESVKDLLIEYGADGFDLDWESPVIGGPPNHSASIDDKANFTDLLKKLRHAIPSEMELSFDANTFKRYVEESVEWESVMQYVDYVNLMSYTLPGNEPDRTGHHTALYSSPAQMESADLAIQRLDSLGIPRQKLVLGAAFYGEMYETLDTINQGLGRKAKFKSYFDYQQISNRMLNNSDYDYHWDSTSQAPYLFNPSSRLFITFDDRKSVALKTEYALTNKLRGIMFWKLNGDSFKHGLLDAIYDSRDENSTSPFRGSSN; translated from the coding sequence ATGAATATGCGATCTCAGTTGATTGAAGGGAAAATGCGGAAGCTCTTACTTTCAGTAAATCTTCTTTTTGCACTATTCCTTTTAGCGAGTTGTACCTCTGATCCCCAATCAGAAAATTCTGCCGATGATTTTCAGACGATCACGAAGGATTCTCTTCAGGCCGATAAAGAACTTAGCCCTCTCCGAATTATCGGCTTTTATCATGGGGATGGAGCAGATATGGGAAAGTATGAAATTGGGAAGCTAAGCCATATCGTATTTTGCTTTACCACCTTAAAAGGCCATAAAATAGGCTTCAAAACAGAGCAGGATAAGACAAAACTAGAGAAACTAATTGCATTAAAGCAGGAGTATCCCCATCTCAAAGTGCTGGTTTCTTTTGGAGGATGGGGTGGTTGTTATAGTTGTTCCAATGTTTTCGCTCGGGAAGTTTATCGAGAACGCTTTGCCGAATCGGTCAAAGATCTGCTAATCGAATACGGTGCAGATGGATTTGACCTGGATTGGGAAAGCCCAGTAATTGGAGGTCCACCCAATCACTCGGCCTCTATAGATGACAAGGCTAATTTCACCGATCTCCTCAAGAAATTAAGACATGCGATTCCATCGGAAATGGAACTAAGTTTTGATGCGAACACTTTCAAAAGATATGTAGAAGAATCCGTGGAATGGGAAAGTGTTATGCAGTATGTGGATTACGTCAATCTGATGAGCTATACTTTACCCGGAAATGAGCCTGATCGGACAGGACATCACACGGCTTTATATTCATCACCCGCTCAAATGGAAAGCGCTGACTTGGCCATTCAAAGGCTTGATAGCTTGGGAATTCCTCGGCAGAAACTGGTATTAGGTGCTGCTTTTTATGGGGAAATGTATGAAACCCTTGATACAATTAATCAGGGACTTGGGAGAAAGGCGAAATTCAAATCATATTTCGACTATCAACAGATTTCTAATCGTATGTTAAACAACAGCGACTATGATTATCATTGGGACTCCACCTCCCAGGCGCCCTATCTTTTCAATCCTAGCAGCAGGCTGTTCATAACATTTGATGACCGAAAATCAGTTGCTTTAAAGACGGAATACGCCCTTACAAATAAATTGAGAGGAATCATGTTCTGGAAACTGAATGGGGATAGTTTCAAGCATGGTCTACTGGATGCTATTTATGATTCAAGGGATGAGAATTCAACAAGCCCATTCAGGGGTTCCAGCAATTGA
- a CDS encoding amidohydrolase family protein, with protein MKQILLLILLISSFGIHAQENLSEEVGKYVEYPRGNYLLQNLNILDGRGNSVQEDMDIWIEGEIIKEIGKDLAIPPGARVLDLSGKSVIPGFVMLHEHMFYPKSTPDQAYGLDQMSYSFPLLYLAGGVTMMRTAGSIMPQADVNIKKWINEGKIPGPKMDVTSPHMDREGLPIVEFFTFDDTIEAKNQVDFYANLGITSIKVYNFINRDDLKAIVDAAHARNMKVTGHLCSITYREAADIGIDNIEHGFGSCPDFLPDKTPDQCNPFMTSALLATDPESEQVQDLINHLVKKKVALTTTINVWDPYTGREVVPGGGLKALAPLAKENVYQRWISKQGNDSLDYLVFNKLKILDKKFHDAGGLLVAGTDPTYDGRIVPGYANMRLLEILVEMGFTTAEAVKICTLNGATYLELEEAIGTLEAGKIADLIIMSEDITQNVSAIRSEKIVFKNGIGYNSEKLFKAAEGLVGIR; from the coding sequence ATGAAACAAATCCTACTGCTTATTTTACTTATCTCCAGCTTTGGAATTCATGCACAAGAAAACCTATCGGAAGAAGTAGGTAAATATGTTGAATACCCACGCGGAAATTACCTACTACAAAACCTTAACATCCTGGATGGGAGGGGCAATAGTGTTCAGGAAGATATGGATATTTGGATCGAAGGAGAGATTATTAAAGAGATTGGGAAAGATTTGGCGATCCCTCCAGGTGCAAGAGTACTCGACTTGTCTGGGAAGTCAGTTATCCCGGGTTTTGTCATGTTGCACGAACATATGTTCTATCCCAAATCCACGCCTGATCAAGCCTATGGATTAGATCAAATGAGCTATTCCTTTCCGCTTCTCTACCTTGCGGGTGGAGTAACCATGATGCGTACGGCTGGAAGCATCATGCCTCAGGCTGACGTAAACATCAAAAAATGGATCAATGAAGGTAAAATCCCCGGACCAAAAATGGACGTAACCAGTCCCCATATGGATCGGGAGGGCTTACCCATTGTTGAGTTCTTTACCTTTGACGATACAATAGAGGCAAAAAATCAGGTAGACTTTTATGCTAATCTGGGTATTACTTCTATTAAGGTTTACAATTTCATCAATCGAGATGATTTAAAAGCCATAGTTGATGCAGCCCATGCGAGAAACATGAAGGTGACCGGGCATTTGTGTTCTATTACCTATCGAGAAGCTGCAGATATTGGCATTGATAATATCGAACATGGGTTTGGGTCTTGCCCCGATTTTTTACCAGATAAAACTCCTGATCAATGCAATCCCTTTATGACAAGCGCATTGCTGGCGACGGATCCCGAATCTGAGCAAGTGCAAGACCTCATAAATCACCTGGTCAAGAAAAAGGTAGCGCTAACTACAACCATCAATGTCTGGGACCCTTACACAGGTAGAGAAGTTGTGCCTGGGGGAGGGCTTAAAGCACTGGCTCCCCTGGCAAAAGAAAACGTCTATCAGAGATGGATCAGTAAACAAGGAAATGACTCACTCGATTATTTGGTTTTTAACAAACTCAAAATATTGGATAAAAAATTTCACGATGCCGGGGGACTATTGGTAGCTGGAACCGATCCTACCTATGATGGACGAATTGTACCAGGCTATGCAAACATGCGCTTGCTGGAAATTTTGGTTGAAATGGGCTTTACTACCGCAGAAGCAGTTAAGATATGTACGCTTAATGGAGCAACATACCTTGAGCTGGAAGAGGCAATAGGAACCCTAGAGGCAGGGAAAATTGCGGACTTGATAATTATGAGTGAAGACATTACCCAAAATGTCAGCGCAATACGGTCCGAGAAAATCGTATTCAAAAATGGTATAGGCTATAACTCAGAAAAGCTTTTTAAAGCTGCCGAGGGATTAGTAGGAATAAGGTAA
- a CDS encoding prolyl oligopeptidase family serine peptidase: MKQISFWQIWVAAGLLMAIPVTVTAQEAELTLDELFAAPKLTGTTPSRPAWAPNSEHFAFSWSEAGNPVRGLWVSTSDGKEVRLSSNTASASVRDIVWIDANTIISLRGNHLWQTSLSQGDDLEFMPVEAGAHNLSVSPGGKQAAYIKKGDLWLADFASIQNRQLTNIGIASLSSLGKGRYSRPEREIGPGIWSGPTYKWSPDGKTIAFHLVDRREMRKVPFPDYLAVETNPNEVRRGYPGDPNEIRRLGLLDVESGTITYLDLPDPHANQVIDFNWSADGTLLIDTASDTAVERKLFVLAPGESKLREIWQGIRESRMYTSFGSSWHPDGKKVVFLSDMGDRYGLYTIDATPSRDRPKLLTDPSYDVLSAPRIAGNALFYAGNGVNPYEQHVYRLNISGGDPEQLTHLSGRNNGYPSPDGQHLVFMHSNDTSPPELYVLSSEGGEARRITHSPLPAFTERSWAAAEYVSFPSLIDDYTLHARILKPSNMQPGKKYPVLFGPVYSNTTRNRWAGNYSLVQQLLVKKGYIIVQVDSRGSNGYGRAFREEFLLGFADQDIEDYASAVAYMESLEFVDPDRIGIWGSSYGGTLSVYSLLMKPGLFQVGVAAAAAVDPEFFGTDDVAIVRRPQTHPEIFERKAIKYAANLEDKLLFIHGIQDHVVPFKTTAVLAEELIKLGKDFDFAFAPGATHGWSRERYYSRYLFGKIIEYFDRHLAVPSE; the protein is encoded by the coding sequence ATGAAACAGATCTCTTTTTGGCAAATATGGGTAGCGGCAGGCTTACTGATGGCGATACCTGTAACCGTCACAGCACAGGAAGCTGAGCTCACGCTTGATGAGCTGTTCGCAGCGCCAAAACTGACGGGAACCACCCCGTCCCGGCCTGCCTGGGCACCGAACAGTGAGCACTTCGCCTTTTCCTGGAGTGAAGCAGGTAATCCTGTGCGTGGCCTCTGGGTATCCACAAGCGATGGGAAGGAAGTACGCCTCAGTTCCAATACGGCATCCGCCTCAGTGCGCGATATTGTCTGGATCGACGCGAACACAATCATCAGCCTGCGAGGCAATCACCTATGGCAGACATCGCTGAGCCAGGGAGACGACCTCGAGTTTATGCCTGTCGAGGCAGGTGCCCATAATCTGTCGGTATCGCCAGGTGGCAAGCAAGCGGCCTATATAAAGAAGGGGGACCTCTGGTTGGCTGATTTCGCTTCCATACAGAATCGCCAGCTCACCAATATCGGCATCGCCAGTCTCTCGAGTTTAGGGAAGGGGCGCTACAGCCGACCGGAACGGGAAATCGGTCCAGGCATCTGGAGCGGCCCCACATACAAGTGGTCCCCGGATGGCAAGACAATCGCATTTCACCTCGTTGACCGACGCGAGATGCGAAAGGTGCCCTTCCCGGATTACCTCGCTGTCGAAACCAACCCCAACGAGGTACGCCGAGGCTACCCTGGCGATCCAAACGAGATTCGCAGGCTAGGCCTGCTCGATGTAGAAAGCGGTACCATTACCTACCTCGATTTGCCAGACCCGCACGCTAATCAGGTCATCGACTTCAACTGGTCAGCAGACGGTACTCTACTGATTGATACCGCATCCGACACGGCAGTTGAGCGTAAGTTGTTTGTCCTTGCACCTGGCGAAAGCAAACTGCGCGAGATTTGGCAAGGTATTCGAGAGAGCCGCATGTACACATCTTTTGGATCTAGCTGGCATCCGGATGGAAAGAAGGTCGTTTTCTTAAGCGATATGGGTGATCGCTACGGCCTTTATACAATCGATGCCACACCGTCAAGGGATCGTCCGAAGCTCCTGACAGATCCGTCTTATGATGTACTGTCCGCCCCAAGGATTGCGGGTAATGCGCTGTTTTATGCGGGCAATGGCGTTAATCCCTACGAGCAACACGTATATCGACTGAATATATCCGGTGGCGACCCCGAGCAGCTGACACATCTTTCGGGCCGGAACAATGGCTACCCCTCACCAGATGGCCAGCACCTGGTGTTCATGCACAGCAACGACACATCACCGCCTGAGCTTTACGTGCTCAGCAGTGAGGGGGGTGAGGCTAGACGAATAACCCACTCACCCTTGCCCGCCTTCACGGAGCGAAGCTGGGCAGCTGCGGAATATGTTAGTTTCCCTAGTCTTATAGATGACTACACCCTGCATGCCCGGATTCTGAAACCTTCAAACATGCAGCCCGGCAAGAAGTATCCCGTGCTGTTTGGGCCCGTGTATTCGAATACAACGAGGAATCGCTGGGCCGGTAACTACAGCCTCGTACAGCAATTGTTGGTCAAAAAGGGATACATTATCGTGCAGGTGGATTCACGTGGTAGCAACGGTTATGGCCGGGCATTCCGTGAAGAGTTCCTGCTGGGCTTTGCTGACCAGGACATTGAGGATTATGCGAGTGCCGTTGCCTACATGGAGTCACTGGAATTTGTCGATCCCGATCGCATCGGCATCTGGGGCAGCAGTTACGGTGGCACACTCTCCGTTTATTCGCTCTTGATGAAGCCGGGCTTATTTCAGGTGGGGGTTGCTGCAGCGGCGGCTGTTGATCCGGAATTCTTTGGCACGGACGACGTCGCGATTGTTCGTCGCCCACAGACACATCCAGAGATCTTCGAAAGAAAAGCGATCAAGTACGCAGCGAATCTGGAGGATAAACTCCTGTTCATCCATGGCATCCAGGACCATGTGGTACCTTTCAAGACGACAGCTGTCTTAGCTGAGGAACTGATTAAACTGGGCAAGGACTTTGACTTTGCGTTTGCACCGGGTGCGACGCATGGATGGAGCCGTGAACGATATTATAGTCGCTACCTGTTTGGTAAGATAATCGAATACTTTGATCGACACCTGGCTGTGCCGTCTGAATAG
- a CDS encoding serine hydrolase — protein sequence MKALAILLLASIMALNPVFAQENGAEESASNEGKSSLELPQIQLIPIQDSQTGRNYDLYIKLPESYSENKDTKYPVIYYTDAFWHVEILSASTEYMLEDVILVGISWQKDINEDLKKERGAHVSRFRDYSIRESNNTEIQAKYQLGQANKHLDFIRNDVIKYLDTNYRTDADSRTYFGYSLGGEFGAYILLTQPETFDNYIIGSPSIKREVPYLAELNAKFGSFETNKSKSLNANVFISYGSLEKEAAESIEEFISLLKARRDNGLSLQTEVIEGNHQTAFPLTAVRSVAWLSTLIDNVSSSKTELSFFDVPQLNKAFINPKPEDREDEIIVGELGVDGGNKEMVLKLAQEIAEGKHGRFDSFLISHKGKLLLESYYARGRINLPHFQASTTKVYTALALGRAIQMGYLSMADLDKPLISFLKELDPTKFTEGAEKISLKHAMTMRSGIRISEEQREEFEKDPEQLKGQGQVQTYLEQSAPITAASQTFLYQYDPDLVMQVLEAVVPGSAKDFIKNELLDKMGIKTYNWETDLSGLPRSGSHSSMTSRAMLKWGTLVSNKGKWKGEQLIPEAYIATATSRIIKVDDEDVFGGGKDVSNQGYGYFWWSADLHYDNKSYFCASAQGGGGQYIILIEELDLMLVVTAHDIENSTLQIIAERILPAFVK from the coding sequence ATGAAAGCTTTAGCAATACTCCTCCTGGCAAGTATTATGGCCCTCAATCCGGTTTTTGCACAAGAAAATGGTGCAGAAGAATCTGCATCAAATGAGGGGAAATCTTCTTTAGAATTACCACAAATACAGCTAATCCCTATACAAGATTCGCAAACGGGAAGAAACTATGATCTTTACATAAAGTTGCCAGAGAGTTACTCAGAAAATAAGGACACCAAATACCCTGTGATTTATTATACAGATGCATTCTGGCATGTCGAAATACTATCTGCCTCTACAGAATACATGCTGGAAGACGTTATTCTGGTAGGAATTTCCTGGCAAAAAGACATCAATGAAGATCTGAAAAAAGAAAGGGGAGCACATGTTAGTCGATTCAGAGATTACAGTATCAGAGAATCGAACAATACCGAAATTCAGGCCAAGTATCAATTAGGGCAAGCCAATAAACACCTGGATTTTATTCGCAATGATGTCATCAAGTATCTGGATACCAATTATCGAACAGATGCAGACAGCCGTACCTATTTCGGTTATTCTCTGGGCGGTGAATTTGGGGCTTATATATTGCTGACTCAACCAGAAACTTTTGACAACTACATTATTGGTAGCCCATCGATCAAAAGGGAAGTCCCTTATTTAGCTGAACTCAATGCTAAATTTGGATCTTTCGAGACAAATAAAAGCAAGAGCCTCAATGCCAATGTTTTCATATCATATGGAAGCCTGGAAAAAGAGGCCGCTGAGTCTATTGAGGAATTTATCAGCTTACTGAAGGCTAGAAGAGATAATGGCTTATCCTTGCAAACGGAGGTAATTGAAGGGAATCATCAAACTGCCTTCCCTCTGACTGCCGTTCGCAGCGTAGCCTGGTTATCAACTCTGATAGATAATGTTTCGAGTAGTAAGACTGAGCTTTCATTTTTTGATGTCCCACAACTCAATAAGGCATTTATTAACCCAAAACCCGAGGATAGAGAAGACGAAATCATAGTGGGAGAACTAGGGGTAGATGGGGGAAATAAAGAGATGGTACTCAAGTTGGCACAAGAGATCGCTGAAGGTAAGCACGGTCGCTTCGACAGCTTTCTTATTTCCCATAAAGGCAAACTGCTCTTAGAGTCTTATTATGCACGGGGTCGCATCAACCTCCCGCACTTCCAAGCCTCAACGACGAAAGTCTACACTGCTTTGGCCCTCGGCCGCGCTATCCAGATGGGCTACCTGTCCATGGCTGATCTAGACAAGCCACTGATTAGCTTCCTCAAGGAGCTGGATCCAACAAAATTTACGGAGGGGGCAGAGAAAATCAGCCTGAAGCATGCGATGACTATGCGTTCTGGTATCCGCATCAGTGAAGAACAGAGAGAGGAATTTGAGAAAGATCCAGAACAGTTAAAAGGGCAGGGGCAAGTTCAGACCTATCTTGAGCAAAGTGCGCCCATTACTGCAGCATCTCAGACTTTTTTGTACCAATACGATCCGGATTTAGTGATGCAAGTCCTGGAAGCCGTCGTCCCGGGTTCTGCGAAAGACTTTATAAAAAATGAACTCCTCGACAAAATGGGTATAAAGACTTATAACTGGGAGACTGATCTCAGCGGCCTTCCTCGGTCGGGTTCTCACTCAAGTATGACATCGCGCGCTATGCTGAAGTGGGGAACTTTGGTCTCCAACAAAGGCAAATGGAAGGGAGAGCAGCTGATTCCCGAAGCCTATATCGCAACTGCTACAAGCAGGATCATCAAGGTCGACGATGAGGATGTGTTTGGTGGCGGCAAAGATGTTTCTAATCAAGGCTATGGGTATTTCTGGTGGTCAGCAGATTTACATTACGACAATAAAAGCTATTTCTGCGCATCTGCCCAGGGTGGTGGCGGTCAATATATTATTCTGATCGAAGAGCTTGATTTGATGCTTGTAGTTACCGCTCATGATATCGAAAATAGCACCCTGCAAATCATCGCAGAAAGGATCTTACCTGCTTTTGTAAAATGA
- a CDS encoding serine hydrolase, with translation MKKFISVLFILILFQSCTTEPRVDTTAPKYETYNYSGFTKEEVYGFHKRIFEGGSWTEYGDLERYFYLNFSQIKEHARIRRSDTPKILEESPREDVKNFITSADLKKGAGLSLNDYVQQVEVNGLIIIHKGKIVFEGYPRMFPDDLHVNLVITQVFVSTSIAILEDRGLVDTSKPIDYYFDALKGSGWEGVPLIDILSMSSGIARVPLETYEASFDPIKDLATAKSVKPSGTEHQFSNADAMVLTLLVEKISGLSFRDFVEHEIWRKIGAEYSALIGSNTNGTSISYASGMSTSLRDLARFGLAFTPSGRKSANPIISDAHLFNIRDVNKNLQKKSRHTEEITYSSYQWRAVYEDGDLYKGAHGGQGLYISPSRDLVIAFFGTANTDFESNQLHVIARQLAKSGLFDIQ, from the coding sequence ATGAAAAAATTTATCTCGGTCCTCTTTATCCTAATCCTTTTTCAATCATGTACCACAGAACCAAGAGTAGATACGACTGCACCCAAATATGAAACCTATAACTATTCCGGATTTACAAAAGAAGAAGTATATGGATTCCATAAACGCATTTTTGAAGGAGGAAGCTGGACCGAATACGGCGATTTGGAACGCTACTTTTACCTGAACTTCTCCCAAATAAAAGAACACGCGCGCATACGGAGGTCTGATACGCCAAAAATTCTGGAAGAATCACCTCGAGAAGATGTGAAAAACTTTATTACCTCAGCAGATTTAAAAAAAGGAGCTGGATTATCATTGAATGACTATGTACAGCAAGTAGAAGTTAATGGGCTAATTATCATTCACAAAGGCAAAATCGTCTTCGAAGGTTATCCGAGAATGTTCCCGGACGATTTGCACGTTAATCTTGTTATAACCCAGGTCTTTGTAAGCACGTCAATAGCTATTTTAGAAGATAGGGGATTAGTCGATACGAGCAAACCTATTGATTACTACTTTGATGCGCTGAAAGGATCTGGATGGGAGGGAGTTCCCCTAATTGATATTCTTTCCATGAGTTCTGGAATTGCCCGCGTACCCTTAGAGACCTATGAGGCAAGTTTTGACCCCATTAAAGATTTAGCTACTGCGAAATCCGTCAAGCCCTCAGGAACAGAGCATCAATTTTCGAATGCTGATGCTATGGTATTAACGCTACTGGTAGAAAAAATTAGTGGCCTTAGCTTTCGCGATTTTGTAGAGCATGAAATATGGAGAAAGATAGGGGCTGAATATAGTGCCCTTATAGGAAGCAATACCAATGGCACGTCCATTTCCTATGCTAGTGGCATGTCAACCAGCCTTCGAGATTTGGCTCGATTTGGTCTTGCTTTTACCCCAAGCGGTAGAAAGAGCGCCAATCCCATAATTTCTGATGCGCACTTATTCAACATTCGCGATGTAAATAAAAACCTCCAAAAGAAGTCCCGGCATACAGAAGAGATAACATACAGCAGTTACCAATGGCGCGCAGTCTACGAAGATGGTGATTTATATAAAGGCGCTCATGGGGGACAAGGTCTTTATATATCTCCTTCCAGGGATTTGGTTATTGCTTTTTTCGGAACCGCTAATACTGATTTTGAAAGCAATCAACTCCATGTCATTGCTCGACAGCTTGCCAAATCTGGATTGTTTGATATTCAGTGA
- a CDS encoding histidine kinase, with product MAAFFLRRNMLIQKDQDEKEKLQKEMELNYLKAQVNPHFLFNSLNSIYSLSRQQSPETPDLVMQLSELMRYQLESSQKDSVLLKEELEFIENYLLLEEKRLSKRCNIELLIEGDVADLKISPMLLIPFVENAVKHGAHSTNETSSIDISVTVENTRLHVSIENSMPPMLSSSKRKGLGLENVERRLKLLYPQAHELVIHDSGEFFRVNLSIDLGVSVLKNLAND from the coding sequence ATGGCTGCTTTTTTCCTAAGAAGAAATATGCTCATCCAAAAGGATCAGGATGAAAAAGAAAAATTGCAAAAGGAGATGGAGCTGAACTATTTAAAAGCCCAGGTGAATCCTCACTTTTTGTTTAATTCTTTGAACAGTATTTATTCCCTTTCCAGGCAGCAATCACCAGAAACTCCCGATCTTGTTATGCAGCTCTCAGAATTGATGAGGTATCAATTAGAGAGTTCTCAAAAGGACAGTGTTTTATTAAAGGAAGAACTTGAGTTTATAGAAAATTATTTATTGCTCGAAGAAAAACGCTTGAGCAAGCGATGTAACATTGAATTGTTAATTGAAGGAGATGTGGCGGATTTAAAGATCTCTCCGATGTTACTCATACCCTTTGTTGAAAATGCCGTTAAACATGGTGCCCATAGTACCAATGAAACGAGTAGCATTGATATTTCGGTTACGGTAGAAAATACACGACTTCATGTTTCCATAGAAAATTCAATGCCTCCTATGCTTTCTTCCTCAAAAAGAAAAGGACTAGGTCTTGAAAATGTGGAAAGGCGCCTAAAGCTATTATATCCGCAGGCTCACGAATTGGTGATTCATGATAGTGGAGAATTTTTTCGTGTAAATTTATCTATTGATTTAGGAGTTTCCGTATTAAAAAACCTAGCTAATGATTAA
- a CDS encoding LytTR family DNA-binding domain-containing protein: MIKVGIVDDEILARKVLEDYCSKIDNFEIVISTGNPLEFFNFSQEHKVDLIFLDIEMPELNGMEILRAMIHPPKVILTTAYSEYALESYNYGVVDYLLKPVKIERFLKAINKVSASKISPHEKNKGSEELRIRHDGMPVNIPFNSILFIQSFGNYLKIYTDSRMYLISETLINITTLLSENFQRTHKSYIANLDKVTKASRTHLLIESNQVPMSATYKISVLKKLELLSKKKSG, translated from the coding sequence ATGATTAAAGTTGGCATCGTAGATGATGAAATATTGGCCCGTAAAGTATTAGAAGATTATTGTTCTAAGATTGACAACTTTGAAATAGTAATAAGTACAGGAAATCCGCTTGAGTTTTTCAACTTTTCCCAGGAACATAAAGTAGATCTCATTTTTCTGGATATAGAAATGCCAGAACTCAATGGCATGGAAATATTGCGCGCTATGATCCATCCTCCTAAGGTTATCTTAACCACGGCTTATTCCGAGTATGCGCTAGAGAGCTATAATTATGGGGTGGTAGATTATTTATTAAAACCGGTAAAAATTGAACGCTTTTTGAAGGCCATAAACAAAGTTTCCGCTTCAAAAATAAGCCCGCATGAAAAAAATAAGGGAAGTGAAGAACTTCGAATAAGGCATGATGGAATGCCCGTAAATATTCCGTTTAACTCAATTCTGTTCATTCAGAGTTTTGGGAATTATTTGAAAATCTATACGGATTCACGAATGTACCTGATCTCCGAAACACTTATCAATATCACTACCTTATTATCTGAAAATTTCCAACGGACCCATAAATCCTACATTGCCAATTTGGATAAGGTTACTAAAGCAAGCAGAACACATTTGTTAATTGAAAGTAATCAGGTACCTATGAGTGCTACGTATAAGATAAGTGTACTTAAAAAATTAGAGCTGTTATCGAAAAAGAAATCGGGTTGA